The genomic stretch CTAGCAGCAAAGCCTTTCAGAAGGCTCCATTAGATGCATTCATAAAAAACAGAGGCTTATGTAGTGAAATCCAAGGTTTGCAACCTTGCAATACCTCTTCAACAAGTCATGATGATGCAAGGAAACGCCACAACGTTGTGATCCTCATTATTCTTTTCTTCTCGGTATTGTTTCTTTTATTTGCAATCGTCGGTATAATTTCTTCCATTTattatcaaagaagaagaagaatagaaaaaGGGGTTCTTGAAAGGAGCAAAGGAAATACATTTTCAACATGGAATTATGATGGGATTTCTACATTTGAAGACATTGTAGAGGTGACAGAGGGTTTTGATGATAAATACTGCATTGGAACTGGAGGGTATGGAAAAGTTTACAAAGCAAATCTACCAGCAGGCCAGGTagtagctgtgaagaaacttCATCCACTCAAAGGGGAAAATCAATCtgatcaaagaagttttagaaatgAGATAAAAGCATTAACAGAAATCCGCCATCGCAACATTGTGAAACTTTATGGCTTCTGTTCACATACACAATGCTCATTTCTAATCTACGAGTACATGGAAAGGGGAAGCTTGGCAAGCATCCTAAGCAACGATGAAGGAGCTGCACAGTTGGACTGGACTTTGAGGGTGAATGTTATTAAAGGTGTGGCTCATGCTTTATCTTACATGCATCATGATTGTACCCTGCCGATTGTTCATCGAGACCTATCAAGCAACAATGTTCTGTTGAATTCAGAACTTGAGGCTAATGTTTCTGACTTTGGAACTGCACGATTGCTGATACCCGATTCCTCAAATTGGACTACACTCGCAGGCACTTGCGGATACATCGCTCCGGGTTAGTTGCTAGTAGATTCTCCACACTTTAATAGTTTTATTAATAATtggtctttatttttcttaagctttTCTATCTTTTGTTGGCACTTATATATTATGAAGTTTGTGCATATGTTAGCATACTGTTGCTGAATGTGGCAATCCGCAGCAACCGGAATATGAGAAAATTGTATATGAAAATGCTCTCTTTTCCCACAAGGATtctgtacgtggcccaccaccttgcatatatatatatatatatatatatatatatatatatatatatatatatatatatataaaataccagGGATATTATTCCAAtccttaaatttatttaattaaaaattagaggTTTCGACATACACCTGCATATCCTTTCATCTATGGTAAAAAAAAGAGCCTGCTTTTAAACTCTTTCCAAAAACCCTCATACTCTTTCGAAAGATGGTCCTAAAGCCATCTTATTTGACTTTAACTAAAGCATGGCTAATCAACCGGTCATTATCTCATAAAAAAAATTGCTTATTCCTTTTTTCAAATAAACTCAATGATTATAGCCTACGATATTTCATCCTAACACCAGCTTACCATCAGTGAAACTATCAATAgtcaattaattaattaattaatttagttatttatttattatgcttTTAGTCCATACAAATTGTTAAAATGACATTTCCAACTGTTCAAAAGGTCATTCACATTGGGTTGAATGTAACCACTTGATTCTGTCCATAATCTAATATTTTTATGGCCCCCCGACAATTTGAAAGGTGTATGTTCAATATGCACTTTTAaatgccgtgtggcccacttgagcttttgattcgGATCATTTTTTTGGCCCAAGCTGTAAAATCATATGAGGGAaatggtggacggcttggatttttctCAAATAACGTGCATGTTGGGCTCCATGATCACCATGACCATGCATATCCCATTGAAATCAGACGTGGGTTCAGATATGTGACAAAACATGATTTGTTATCAAATCTTGGCGGGATCTACTTTCATGATGCTTGTGATAAATTCGACCTCCTACCTATTTGGCCATTTAATTTTAGGATGTGGACCCAAAATTGAAGTTGATCCAATGCACAGGTGGCTCTCACAACAGCAAAATGTTGGACAGTGGCCTTTAACAATTCACTCTTTTTTGTGCTTTGTGACTCACTTGAGCACCTGATCTCCCTCATCTTTAGGCGGCTAAGTAAAACCAAACTTGTAAACGGGATAGATTTCTCCATGATGGCCCCATGCTTTTAGAAACCACTTGTAGTGAGACTCAATAGAGGAGTCGTGAGATGTGACCCGAGGCGACAATGGTTGTCACTTTCCGTTGAATTTCGGTGGAGCACACTTTCGTGATGCTTGTtgcaaatccaaaccgtccaccacttTCCCATCTTATATTAGGGTGTAAGCCCAAAATCCAAGTGGATCAAATGTACAGGTGAGTCCCATGATAAGAAAAAGTATTTGGTAGCTTACCATGATTGAAACTATCAATggtccattttatatttttaggccatTCAAACCGTTGAAATGGCATTTCCTAATATTTAGAAGGTTATTCCTACTGGATTGCACCTAACTATTGGATTTTGCccctgatccaaaatttttattgcCCCATGACTGTTTGAAGAATCTTCAATTTAATACGCACTTTTACCTAACCTGTGGTCCAACGGAGCTTCGTATCTGGATCAATTTTTAGCCTTGCCTTAAATTCATGAGGGAAATGGTGGATAGATAGGATATATATCAAAGTACATAGTGGACTATGAGTTTTTTGGAAGGGTTTCACAGCTTTACAATTCAAGCCATCAATGTGATGTCTTACACCCTAAATGCCCCACACAACAAAAGAAGTTCTAAGATTGGAAAATCTTAGTCATTGAATTTACCGGCTTTCTTTGTTGAATATGCACAATTGGTTCGCTTCCTTTGTTTCCCTTGATCGTCTGATTAGGAGAATTATTAATGCACGAGCCATCCAAATTGGAGGCTATCAGTAATTTGGATCTTGAACTATGAGTCTCACCATTACATACTTAAAACCTCATAGGGATATCATAGAAACTCTTTGGTGAAACATGTTTATTGGTTGTTTCTTTGCTTCCCatatttttagagagagagagagagagagagggagagagatttggtTTGTGGGTCCAGAATATTGATACAAGTAATTATGCCAAATCCATTTTAATATTGTCAAACAATTCACATATCACCCATGCTGATGAAATGTGTAGCTGCAATGATGCCTATATGCGCACCATTACAGTCTGGTTCACACATGCCAACTTCTCATGCATTTGGGACATTTGAGGCGTACATAGAGGTCAGCTCAACCATGCAGATGACCCGACACTATGATTATACCAGTCCGCTTATCGAGCACGCcaccaccacatgaaaacaatagataGTTCCGTGagagaaaaaaacaaaccaaTAGTACGCACTTAATGTATATATGTGGCATGCTTGGTGAGTTGACCATCCCGACTTTCCTAGGAAGATCATCCCAAAAGCCTGATCCATCTTATTCACCTCCCAAATCTTCCAAACACATCTTTGTAGAGATGCCTTAGGGTTAGCAAGCACAAAAACCTACAATATATGAAACCTAACTGGAGAAACCCAGGTGAGTTTTGATATATGATTAAGAGTTTAGCTATTGATGATTAACAAAGAGAAAAGAACATGACTAACAATATTCTCTCTTGTAGAGCTTGCATATACAATGAGGGTGACTGAAAAATGCGATGTATATAGCTTTGGTGTTGTGGCACTTGAAGTGGTGATGGGAAGTCATCCTAGGGAGCTCATCTCCTCTTTGTCATCATCAAGT from Magnolia sinica isolate HGM2019 chromosome 17, MsV1, whole genome shotgun sequence encodes the following:
- the LOC131231604 gene encoding MDIS1-interacting receptor like kinase 2-like; the encoded protein is MAIHKSLPFAFLLILLAFLSFQAISFATAAPSITLSEVKALMKWKASLSASQALHSWSLPSANSTTNIISPCNWTGISCNILGSVTRISLPSVGLEDIVEVTEGFDDKYCIGTGGYGKVYKANLPAGQVVAVKKLHPLKGENQSDQRSFRNEIKALTEIRHRNIVKLYGFCSHTQCSFLIYEYMERGSLASILSNDEGAAQLDWTLRVNVIKGVAHALSYMHHDCTLPIVHRDLSSNNVLLNSELEANVSDFGTARLLIPDSSNWTTLAGTCGYIAPELAYTMRVTEKCDVYSFGVVALEVVMGSHPRELISSLSSSSRQDTLLKDMLDQRLSDPMADVAQEVLFVVSMALACIRPNPDSRPTMRHVAQELSIRGPSFSLQPFHAVTLRQLMNLKV